The Streptomyces achromogenes DNA segment GCGGCGTCCTCATCGACCACTTCTCCTGGCACTCGATCTTCCTGATCAACGTCCCGGTCGTCGTGCTCGCCGTCGTCGCCGCCGTGACCCTGATGCCGGAGTCCAGGGCCCCCTGGCAGAAGCCCGACCCGCTGGGCGCGGTGCTCTCCGCGGTCGGCATGACCGCGCTGGTCTGGTGGATCATCGAGCTTCCGCTGCACGGCGCGTTCGGCGGGCGCTCCGCCCTCAGCCTCGCGGTCGCCGTCCTCGGTCTGGCCGGGTTCGTGGTCTGGGAGAACGTCACCCCCTCGCCGATGGTCCCGCTGGTCCTCTTCAAGCACCGCAACTTCAGCGGCGGTTCGCTCTCGCTGGCCCTGGTGCAGATCGGCAACGGCGGCCTGCTGCTGGTCCTCACCCAGTACCTGCAGTTCGTCCTCGGCTACTCCCCCGTCCGCGCCGGTCTCGCCTTCCTGCCGTTCGCCCTCGCGGCACTGGCCGGCAACGGGGCGGGCGCGCACCTGGCCGGGAGGATCGGCAACCGGTTCGTCGTCCTGGCCGGGATGGCCGTGATGGCCGCCTCTTTCGCGCTCCTCGCCACGGTCGGCGCGGACTCCGGCTTCACCGTCCCGGCCGTGGCCCTGGGACTGCTCGGACTCGGCGCCGGACTCGCGATGCCCGCCGCCGTCGCCGCGCTGATGAGCACCATCCCGGCGGACAAGGCGGGTGTCGGCTCGGCCCTGAACGACACCGTCCAGCAGGCCGGCACCGCGCTCGGCATCGCGATCCTCGGCTCCCTGCTGACCAGCGGCTTCGCCGCCGGGATGCCGGCCGACGCCCCCGAGGCGGCCCGGCAGTCGATCGGCGGGGCGCTGGCGGCGGCCGGCGGCGACCGCACTCTGGTCCGGGAGGCCCGGGAGGCCTTCACCGCCTCGATGACGACGACCTTCACGATCAGTGCGATCGGTGTCCTGGCGGCGGCCGTGCTGGCGGCCCTGGTCATGCGCGACACCACGCCGCGGCAGCCGGTCGCCGAGGCGCGCGCGGAGGAACCGCAGCCGGTCGCCTGACCGTCGCGACTCCCGCACCGCGAAGGCCGGCGCCCCACGGGGGGACGTCGGCCTTCGGCGTGTCCGTCGGACTCCGGCCGCCATCACCGTGTTCCGGCCGCCCTTACCGTGTTCCTGGCCGCCATCGCCATGTTCCGACCGCCATCACCGTGCTGCTGGACCGCGGCACGACCGGACGGCGTGCGACGACGCCGGGCGGCAGGTCAGCGGGCGGCGGCCCAGCCCGGGATCGTGGGCAGGACCTGCTGGGCGATGCGCAGCAGTGCCGCGTCGTCCGGCCGCACGTCGTCCTGGCGCCAGATGGAGAGCTCGTAGGAGCCGCCGCGATCCTTGGCGTCCGGGGCGACGACCAGGGTGCGGGCGATGCCGCCGGGCGCGCTCTGCGACTTGCCGCCGCCCAGGTTGAACCGAATGGCGATCGTCGGGCTCGAGTAGAGCACCGCGGGGTGACCCGCGACCGTCCTCGTCTGCGCCTCGTTCAGCAGATCCTGCATCCCGGCGATCGGGAGGCCGTCGTAGGACCGCGACAACTTCACCGTGTAGGTGTCCAGTTGGACGGTCCCCTCGGGGGACGGGATCGTCTTGTCCCCCGTCTCGACCGAGCCGTCACTGCCGTATGCGGTCAGCGCGCGTTCCGCCGGCGTGCCGAGGAGCGTCGGCAGGTCCTTGCGGTTGAGCGCCGTGCACAACTGCGTCCCGGAGACGCGCTGCGCCGCCTTCGCGGCCTCGGCGGCCTTCTCGTCCTCGTCGTCGACCCGGCACGTGGCCGGCTTGTCGGCGGCCTTCGCGTCGTTCTGCTGGAGGACGTAGAGCGCGCCCCCCAGCGCGCCGACCACCACCAGCGCCGCGATGGCCTGAGCCCATGCGTTCGGGCCCTTCTCGGCCGCGGCGACTTCCTCGGTCATGTCCCCCACTGTCCCCACTGTCCCCATTACCCCCGGTACCCCCTGCTCGCGCGGGATGCGCGCGCAGGGAGCGTAGCGGGTGACCAGGCCACGGGGAAGCGTGATCGCGCCACGGCCCGCCCCGGAAGTCTTCGGGGCGGGCCGCGGCGTCGGGGAGCGGCGGAGGTCAGTTCACGTTGACGGCGCTCCAGGCCGCCGCCACCGCGTTGTACTCCGTGCCGCCGGCGCCGTAGAGGTCACGGGCGGCGTTCAGGGTCGCCGTCCGCGCACCCGCGTACTTGGTGGAGGACGTCATGTAGACGGTCAGCGCCCGGTACCAGATGGCGCCCAGCTTGTCGCGGCCGATGCCGGTGACCGTCGAGCCGTTGGACGTCGGGGAGTTGTAGGTGACGCCGTTGATCGTCTTCGTTCCGCTGCCCTCCGCGAGGAGGTACGCGAAGTGGTTGGCGACGCCCGAGGAGTAGTGCACGTCGAGGTTGCCGACCGAGCTGCTCCAGGAGTCGGCCGAATTGCCGTCCTTGCTCGGCTTGTCCATGTAGCGCAGGGCGTCCCGGCCGAATCCGGAACGGACGATCTTCTCGCCGATGAGGTAGTCGCCGACGTCGGAGGAGTTGTTGGCGTAGAACTCCACCAGCGAGCCGAAGATGTCGGAGGTCGCCTCGTTCAGGCCGCCGGACTCGCCCGAGTAGGTCAGGTTCGCCGACTTGGACGTCACGCCGTGCGACATCTCGTGGCCGGCCACGTCCAGCCCCACCAGCGGGCCGAGCTGCGTGGCGTTGCCGTCGCCGTACGTCATGCAGAAGCAGCTGTCGTCCCAGAAGGCGTTGGCGTAGTTGTTGCCGTAGTGGACGCGGTTGTAGGAGCCCTTGCCGTCGTTGCCGATGCCGTTGCGGCCGTGCACGTTCTTGTAGTAGTCCCAGGTCACGTTGGTGCCGTACTGGGCGTCCACGGCCGCCGTCGCGCGGTCGGCCGCGGCTCCCGTCCCCCAGTGGTTGTCGGCGTCCGTGAACAGCGTTGCGGGGGCCCGGCTGAAGCAGATGCCGAAGAAGCACAGGTCGGTCTTGTTCTCCGCGTCGCCGGTGTACGTGTTGCCGCGCGTCGGGTCCTTGAGCTGGTACGTCGATCCCGACTGGGTCGTCTCCAGCGCGACCGTGCCGCCGTACAGGGACTTGCCGTCGCCGGTGACCGTCTCCAGGGCGTCCCAGGCGTCGATCTGGGCGCCGGTGCGCGCGTCGGTCAGCACGGTGCGGGCGACCGGGTTGCCGAGCGAGTCCAGCCCGACGGCGTTGGTCCGCCAGGCCAGTCTCGGGGCGCCGTGCAGGGCGTCGACGACCAGCTGCGGCTTGGCCTTCACCTGCTGGAGACGGTCGCCGAGGTTGGCCGCGCGCAGGGCGTTCACGGCGACGTCGGCGGCCTTGGGCGCGGAGAGCTTCGGGGTGATGCTCGGCAGTTCGATCGCCGCCCCGGTCGCGCGGTCGGCGCTGCGGTACGTGCCGTCGGGGGCCAGGTGGATCACGAAGTCCCCGCCGAGCACCGGGAGTTGCCGGTAGGTGCGGTCGTAGCGGACGTGCTGGGCGCCGTTCTTGTCGACCACCACGTCACGCACGGACGTGGCCTGCCCGGCGGTGACGCCCAGGGCCGCGGCCCGGTCGGCGAGGACCTCCGCCGCGTTGTCGAGGGCGGTGGCGCGGGTCGGTCTGTCGGCCGCACCGGCGGCCGGGGAGAGCGCGGCGGCCAGGAGTGCGGCCGTGGTGACGGCGATGCCGGTGGTGGTGAGACGGGAACCTCGGACGTGCTGCCGTATCCGACTCATCAGTCTCTTCGGTCTCCTCAGGAAGGCGCCGTGGGGGCGCGCGTGGGGATGGCGCTGACGTCGTCCTGGCATTTAAGAGGCCTCGACATGTCATGTCCATAGCATCGACGCGAGGGACCGGTGCAGGGGCGGTGAGGGGAGAGAATCGGTTCCGTGACCGCACCCGCACTCCCCTTCTTCGTCTACGGCACCCTGCGCCCGGGCCAGGTCAACCACGACCTCTTCCTGCACGGCCGCACCCTGCGCGAGGAGCCGGCCCGGCTGCCGGGCGCGGTGCTGTACGACGGGCCCGGATATCCCTACGCGGTCGAGGCCCCGGGCGAAGCCGGCGCGACCGTCGCCGGGGACCTCGTGACGGCCCGCCCCGAGACGTACGCCCGGCTGCTCGCCGACCTCGACCGGCTGGAGGAGTACTCACCCGGCGACCCGCGCAACCTCTACGAGCGCGTCGCGCGCGAGGTGACGAGGCCGGCCGGCGCCACTCCCGTCCGCGCCTGGGTGTACGTGGCCGCACCCGCCGTCGCCGCCGGTCTGCGGGTGCGCGGAAAGCCGATCGAGGGCGGCGACTGGCTCACCCGGCACTGACCGGTCACCCGTTCACACGCCCTGCGGACGGTTTTCCGCGCGACTCCCGCCACACGCACGTGACCTGGCGAAACGTGACCGCGGACCACCCCGGCCGCAGCACATCTGACACCCGTTCAACCCATTCCTGACGCATCATCAGCAAGCGCGTCCGCCCCGCTGCGACTTACCTCGGAAGGGCAGGGAATCTCGAGGAGCGAGCTCGAAGGAGCATCGATGCGACGACGGACCGCCCGTCTGCTGACCGCCCGTCTGCTGACCGGTACCGCGCTCGCCGTCACCGCCGCGGCCGCCTTCGCCGCGCCCGCGCACGCCGTCGCCGGCAGCAGTAGCACCGGTACCGACGCGGGACACCTGGAGGTGTACCCGGCCACCGCGGTGCCGGGCGGACAGGTCTCGGTGAACACGGCGGACTGCGGGGCGGGCGCGGCGGCCGGCGACGCCGGAGCCGTGGGCGCCGGCCGCTTCCCGCTCGCGCCCGTCGCCCACGAGGGCGAGGCGGCCGGACGGTTCGGGGTGCCGCCGAGCGCGCAGCCGGGCACGTACGAGATCGTCGCGGAGTGCGCCGCGGACGGCCGGCGGATCACCGGTGACCTGGTGGTCGTGCTGGCCTCGGACCGGCAGCAGACCCATCCGCGAGGAAGTGTGAAGACGGGGGTCGGCGGCGCACTGGGCCCCGACCCCGTACAGACCGCGGCCGGTGTGACGGGTCTCGCCGTCGCCGCCGCGGGCGGTACCTGGCTCCTGCATCGCCGGGCGAGAGGCGACGGGATCTGACGGACACCCTCCGCTGTCCGTCCGCCGGTACCGCATGTCCCCTCCCCCTCCGGGTCCGACGCCCCTCGCGGCCCGGAGGGGGACACGGGAGTTCCCGCACGCTCCCGCACGCCCGCCGCCACCACGGCGGCCGCCACCACGCGGGACATCACCACATCGGACGTCACCAAGCCGGACGTCACCAAGCCGGACGCCATACGCCGGACATCACCACGCCGGACGTCACAGAAACGGGGTCTCCCGATGCGCAGGGTCGGCAACACCGCCATATCCGCCGTCACCGCGGCCGCCCTGTGCAGCGGCGCGTGGCTGCTGCACAGCGGCGCCGAGACGCACGCCCCGCCGCAGCCGTCCGCCGCCCAGGCCCACACGGCCGGCCCGGACGCCCCGGCCAGGTCCGCCCCGGTGCTGCCACCCTCCCCACCCGACCGCATCCGCATCCCCGCGATCCATGTGGACGCCCCCCTGACGGGCCTCGCCCTCACCCCGTCCGGCAGCCTCGACGTCCCGCCCGCCGAGAAGGAGAACCTCGCCGGCTGGTACGAGGCCGGCACCACCCCCGGCGAAAGGGGCACCGCGATCGTCGCCGGCCACGTCGACAACGCCGACGGTCCCGCCGTCTTCTACGACCTCGGCGCGCTGCGCAGGGGCAGCGCCATCGAGGTGGACCGGCGTGACGGCGGCGTGGCCGTGTTCACCGTGGACGCCGTCGAGGTCTACCCGGCCCGCGACTTCCCCGACGAGAAGGTCTACGGGGCGGCGAGCAGGCCCGAGCTGCGGGTGATCACCTGCGGCGGGGGCTACTCGAAGGCCACCGGCTACCAGGGCAACGTGGTCGTCTTCGCCCATCTGACGTCCGCACGCGGCTGACCGCCGCCCGCCCCGGGGGCCCTCACCCCCGGGAGCCGCCGGGCCGCCGGAACCCTCACACCGCGCCCCGGGCCCCGCTGAGGGCAGCGTTCCTCGCGGGAAACAACCGTGATGCGGACGGGTAACGTCGGCACCGCACGCTCCTGGACATGACCTCGAATTCGCGTGTGGTGGTGATCGGCGCCGGCCTCGCGGGCGCCCGACTCGCCCGCCGGCTCGGCGAGCTGGGCACGCCCGCACTGCTCGTCGGCGAGGAGGAGCACCGGCCGTACAACCGGGTCCTGCTCGCGGAGGTGCTGGCCGGCCGGTACGCCCCCGAGGTGATCGCGCTGCCCGCGCCCGCCGGACTGGTCCGGGCCCGGGTGACCGGCATCGACCGCGACCGGCGGACCGTGTCCTGCGCGGACGGCTCCGAGATCGCGTACGGCACGCTCGTCCTGGCTACCGGCTCCAACCCGGTGCTGCCGCCGCTGCGCGGCCTGTTCACCCCCGACCACGTCCTGCCCGAGGGCGTCCACGCCTTCCGGACCATGGACGACTGCCTCGGCCTGTCCAAGGCGGTCCGGCCGGGTGTGCGGGCGGTCGTCATCGGCGGCGGGCTGCTCGGCGTCTCGGCGGCCCGTGCGCTCGCCGTGCGCGGCGCGCAGGTCGTCCTCGCCCAGCAGGCCGAGCGCCTGATGGAACGCCAGCTCGACCCGAACGCCTCCCGGCTGGTCCTGCGGCACCTGAAGGACCTCGGCGTCGAGGTCCACACCGAGTGCCGGGTGCGCGACGTGCGCTGCCTGGGCGGCGCCGTCCGCTCGGTGGAGATGGCCGACGGCTACGCCCTCGACGCCGACCTGGTGGTGCTGGCCTGCGGCGTCTCGCCGCGCGCCGGTCTCGCCAAGGACGCGGGACTCGCCGTCCACAAGGGCGTCCTCGTCGACGACGAGCTGCGCACCTCCGACCCCCACATCCGCGCGATCGGCGACTGCGCACAGCACGACGGGACCGTGTACGGCCTCGCCGCGCCCGCCCTGGAACAGGCCGACGCGCTGGCCGAGTCGCTCGCCGGACGGCCGTCCCGCTACACCGGCACCCGCGTCCTCACCCGGCTCACCCTCGCCGGCAACAGCGCCTTCGACCTCGCCGCCTTCGGCGAGACCGAGCCGCTCCCCGGCGACGACGTCGTGCAGCTCGCCGACGCCACCCGAGGCACCTACCGCAAGGTCGTCGTCCGCGACGACCGCCTGGTCGGCGGGGTCCTCGTCGGCGAACTCGGCACCGTCGGCGCGCTCGCCCGCGCCTGGGAGGGAGCAGAGCCGCTGCCCTCCGACGGCGGCCCCCTGCTCCACCTGCTCACCAACGATGGAGGCTCCTGATGACCGCCACCCCGGAGGCCACGGAGGCCACCCCCACGATCGTGCTCGTCGGCCACGGCATGGTCGGCCAGCGTTTCCTCGAGGCGCTCGCCGAACGCGGCCTGACCGCCACCCACCGCGTGGTCGTGCTCTGTGAG contains these protein-coding regions:
- a CDS encoding class F sortase, producing the protein MRRVGNTAISAVTAAALCSGAWLLHSGAETHAPPQPSAAQAHTAGPDAPARSAPVLPPSPPDRIRIPAIHVDAPLTGLALTPSGSLDVPPAEKENLAGWYEAGTTPGERGTAIVAGHVDNADGPAVFYDLGALRRGSAIEVDRRDGGVAVFTVDAVEVYPARDFPDEKVYGAASRPELRVITCGGGYSKATGYQGNVVVFAHLTSARG
- a CDS encoding NAD(P)/FAD-dependent oxidoreductase produces the protein MTSNSRVVVIGAGLAGARLARRLGELGTPALLVGEEEHRPYNRVLLAEVLAGRYAPEVIALPAPAGLVRARVTGIDRDRRTVSCADGSEIAYGTLVLATGSNPVLPPLRGLFTPDHVLPEGVHAFRTMDDCLGLSKAVRPGVRAVVIGGGLLGVSAARALAVRGAQVVLAQQAERLMERQLDPNASRLVLRHLKDLGVEVHTECRVRDVRCLGGAVRSVEMADGYALDADLVVLACGVSPRAGLAKDAGLAVHKGVLVDDELRTSDPHIRAIGDCAQHDGTVYGLAAPALEQADALAESLAGRPSRYTGTRVLTRLTLAGNSAFDLAAFGETEPLPGDDVVQLADATRGTYRKVVVRDDRLVGGVLVGELGTVGALARAWEGAEPLPSDGGPLLHLLTNDGGS
- a CDS encoding MFS transporter, yielding METRIPRRWWILVVLCLSTLVLTIDSMALTVAVPSMTEDIGASAQDTQWILDSYILVFAGLLLTSGSLGDRFGRRRVMLIGLTLFGAASLAATFCTDPGEVIAVRTAMGVGGALIMPSTLSILITVFDEEERGRAMAAWGSVSMLGLVGSPVLGGVLIDHFSWHSIFLINVPVVVLAVVAAVTLMPESRAPWQKPDPLGAVLSAVGMTALVWWIIELPLHGAFGGRSALSLAVAVLGLAGFVVWENVTPSPMVPLVLFKHRNFSGGSLSLALVQIGNGGLLLVLTQYLQFVLGYSPVRAGLAFLPFALAALAGNGAGAHLAGRIGNRFVVLAGMAVMAASFALLATVGADSGFTVPAVALGLLGLGAGLAMPAAVAALMSTIPADKAGVGSALNDTVQQAGTALGIAILGSLLTSGFAAGMPADAPEAARQSIGGALAAAGGDRTLVREAREAFTASMTTTFTISAIGVLAAAVLAALVMRDTTPRQPVAEARAEEPQPVA
- a CDS encoding gamma-glutamylcyclotransferase family protein; amino-acid sequence: MTAPALPFFVYGTLRPGQVNHDLFLHGRTLREEPARLPGAVLYDGPGYPYAVEAPGEAGATVAGDLVTARPETYARLLADLDRLEEYSPGDPRNLYERVAREVTRPAGATPVRAWVYVAAPAVAAGLRVRGKPIEGGDWLTRH
- a CDS encoding DUF6215 domain-containing protein, with protein sequence MTEEVAAAEKGPNAWAQAIAALVVVGALGGALYVLQQNDAKAADKPATCRVDDEDEKAAEAAKAAQRVSGTQLCTALNRKDLPTLLGTPAERALTAYGSDGSVETGDKTIPSPEGTVQLDTYTVKLSRSYDGLPIAGMQDLLNEAQTRTVAGHPAVLYSSPTIAIRFNLGGGKSQSAPGGIARTLVVAPDAKDRGGSYELSIWRQDDVRPDDAALLRIAQQVLPTIPGWAAAR
- a CDS encoding M4 family metallopeptidase, whose product is MSRIRQHVRGSRLTTTGIAVTTAALLAAALSPAAGAADRPTRATALDNAAEVLADRAAALGVTAGQATSVRDVVVDKNGAQHVRYDRTYRQLPVLGGDFVIHLAPDGTYRSADRATGAAIELPSITPKLSAPKAADVAVNALRAANLGDRLQQVKAKPQLVVDALHGAPRLAWRTNAVGLDSLGNPVARTVLTDARTGAQIDAWDALETVTGDGKSLYGGTVALETTQSGSTYQLKDPTRGNTYTGDAENKTDLCFFGICFSRAPATLFTDADNHWGTGAAADRATAAVDAQYGTNVTWDYYKNVHGRNGIGNDGKGSYNRVHYGNNYANAFWDDSCFCMTYGDGNATQLGPLVGLDVAGHEMSHGVTSKSANLTYSGESGGLNEATSDIFGSLVEFYANNSSDVGDYLIGEKIVRSGFGRDALRYMDKPSKDGNSADSWSSSVGNLDVHYSSGVANHFAYLLAEGSGTKTINGVTYNSPTSNGSTVTGIGRDKLGAIWYRALTVYMTSSTKYAGARTATLNAARDLYGAGGTEYNAVAAAWSAVNVN